One genomic region from Podarcis raffonei isolate rPodRaf1 chromosome 16, rPodRaf1.pri, whole genome shotgun sequence encodes:
- the ISG15 gene encoding ubiquitin-like protein ISG15: MALWLKVKLLSGEQYSLDTHGSKTVWDFKIQVAQKTGLSPYQQKLACQSNGNINLQDSDQISKFGLKSGDTILLVVKSEESIPIFLHNARGQTKSYLVMPSDSVNHFKARIRQQENIQADQFWLTYEGKPLDDGKKLSDYNIAPHGTVYLNFRLRGGCNLGGGPA, encoded by the coding sequence GCCCTGTGGTTGAAAGTAAAACTCCTGTCAGGAGAGCAATACTCCCTGGACACGCATGGCAGCAAAACTGTCTGGGATTTCAAAATCCAAGTAGCCCAGAAGACAGGGTTGTCCCCATATCAGCAGAAGCTGGCCTGCCAGTCCAACGGCAACATCAACCTTCAGGACAGCGACCAGATCTCCAAATTTGGGCTGAAATCCGGGGACACCATACTGTTGGTGGTCAAGAGCGAGGAGTCCATCCCCATCTTCCTGCATAACGCCAGGGGCCAAACCAAAAGCTACCTCGTCATGCCTTCGGATTCGGTGAACCATTTCAAAGCTCGAATTCGGCAGCAGGAGAACATCCAGGCTGATCAGTTCTGGCTGACGTATGAAGGGAAACCCCTGGATGATGGCAAGAAGCTGTCTGACTACAACATCGCTCCCCACGGCACCGTCTACTTGAACTTCCGCCTCCGAGGGGGCTGCAATTTGGGGGGTGGGCCAGCTTAG